The Desmonostoc muscorum LEGE 12446 genome includes a region encoding these proteins:
- a CDS encoding LLM class flavin-dependent oxidoreductase, with the protein MKTGIFCNYENHHQDARRAIFEQVTLIKQAESLGFEEAWVSEHHFSESNLSPSMLVLMAHLAGLTSTIKLGTAAVLLPFHNPIRVAEDIATLDNLCNGRLLFGVAKGGPFPQQNKHFATSTSESRPKMLEAMALIEKLLYETNVSFNGQFYQCDRLTIYPKPLQPKIPVYVATGGDDGIEFAAKHSFSLMGGPPFSLPRLKNTIAKYQALNASGAENLVLARFFYVGKTDHEAVSEALPFIRQFSQKMKANSAQVLQKSANPNQKPFDRTNICFDEDYLIENSIIGDVETCRDKIKKFQDELNLGTLALKPSSLDVQKNLESLTRYNQEVRNYVV; encoded by the coding sequence ATGAAAACTGGAATTTTCTGCAATTACGAAAATCATCACCAAGATGCTCGTCGTGCCATTTTTGAGCAAGTAACCCTGATCAAACAGGCAGAAAGCTTAGGTTTTGAGGAGGCTTGGGTGAGTGAGCATCATTTTAGTGAATCCAATCTTAGCCCATCCATGTTAGTGTTAATGGCACACTTGGCGGGATTGACTTCAACTATCAAATTAGGCACGGCGGCGGTGTTACTGCCATTTCATAACCCGATTAGGGTAGCAGAGGACATCGCCACTTTGGATAACTTGTGCAATGGACGATTATTATTTGGAGTTGCCAAAGGAGGGCCTTTCCCTCAACAAAACAAGCATTTTGCGACATCAACGAGTGAATCGCGTCCCAAAATGCTAGAGGCGATGGCATTGATTGAGAAGCTTTTATATGAAACTAACGTATCATTTAATGGGCAATTTTATCAATGCGATCGCCTGACAATTTACCCCAAACCATTGCAGCCAAAAATTCCTGTGTATGTTGCCACTGGTGGTGATGATGGTATTGAGTTTGCCGCCAAACATTCCTTTAGTTTGATGGGTGGCCCACCGTTTTCTCTACCGAGATTGAAGAATACCATTGCCAAATATCAAGCATTAAATGCTAGTGGTGCCGAAAACTTAGTGCTGGCACGCTTTTTTTATGTTGGCAAAACAGATCATGAGGCAGTGAGTGAAGCGTTACCTTTTATTCGCCAATTTAGCCAGAAAATGAAAGCTAATTCGGCCCAAGTATTGCAGAAGAGTGCGAATCCCAACCAAAAACCATTCGATCGCACAAACATTTGTTTCGATGAAGACTATTTGATTGAGAACTCAATTATCGGTGATGTGGAGACTTGTCGAGACAAAATCAAAAAATTTCAGGACGAATTAAATTTAGGTACGCTAGCACTCAAACCCTCATCTTTAGATGTACAAAAAAACCTGGAGAGTTTGACGCGCTACAACCAAGAGGTGCGAAATTATGTCGTCTAA